A genomic window from Acetobacteroides hydrogenigenes includes:
- a CDS encoding endonuclease/exonuclease/phosphatase family protein has translation MKIFKYILLIVAVTLLLFGSFLYYSEKTLPTYKPKEVIFSSSSQSTFDKDTITILTWNIGYCGLGKDMDFFYDGGTRMRTSKPITLSNLKEIVRTLTANNDADCILLQEIDINSKRSYNINQVEEMKANMPDYQHYFAANYVADLIPAPISSPLGRVNSGILTLTQTNPQQVARHSYPDRHPWPEGLFMPKRCFMESRISTKSGKELVIVNTHNSAYDNGSLRKMEMDLLRGFVLKEYQKGNWIIVGGDWNQNPTGYLQKNVDKEALKHFTPGQIPEGYFPKGWHLAWDKGTDSNRFLNKPYQQGKTMTTTIDFFLLSPNIETLSVRVLRDGFTYSDHQPVRATFVLKQP, from the coding sequence ATGAAGATTTTCAAGTACATACTACTTATTGTAGCAGTAACATTACTGCTTTTTGGTTCGTTTTTATACTACTCGGAAAAAACATTGCCCACCTATAAGCCCAAGGAGGTTATTTTTAGCAGCAGCTCGCAAAGCACCTTCGACAAGGATACCATCACCATTCTCACATGGAACATTGGCTACTGCGGATTAGGAAAGGACATGGACTTCTTTTACGATGGAGGAACAAGGATGCGTACCAGCAAGCCCATTACCCTTAGCAACCTTAAAGAGATTGTAAGAACCCTTACCGCAAATAACGATGCCGATTGCATCCTTCTTCAGGAGATTGACATTAATTCGAAGCGTAGCTACAACATCAACCAAGTGGAAGAAATGAAAGCCAACATGCCCGACTACCAGCACTACTTTGCAGCCAATTACGTTGCCGATCTCATTCCTGCTCCAATATCAAGCCCACTAGGTAGGGTAAACTCCGGAATCTTAACGCTAACCCAAACAAACCCCCAACAGGTAGCAAGACATAGCTACCCCGATAGGCATCCATGGCCCGAAGGGCTCTTTATGCCTAAACGATGCTTCATGGAGAGCCGAATCAGCACAAAATCAGGGAAAGAGTTGGTTATTGTAAACACCCACAACTCGGCTTACGATAACGGTAGCCTCCGAAAAATGGAGATGGACTTGCTTCGCGGCTTTGTTCTTAAAGAGTACCAAAAAGGCAATTGGATTATCGTAGGTGGTGACTGGAACCAAAATCCAACAGGTTACCTCCAGAAAAACGTAGATAAGGAAGCCTTAAAACATTTCACACCTGGCCAAATCCCCGAAGGCTACTTTCCAAAAGGATGGCATCTTGCATGGGATAAAGGAACCGATTCGAACCGTTTCCTAAACAAGCCCTACCAACAAGGAAAAACCATGACAACAACGATAGATTTCTTCTTACTTTCGCCCAACATCGAAACCCTAAGCGTACGAGTACTACGCGATGGATTTACCTACTCCGACCATCAGCCGGTGCGGGCCACATTTGTACTCAAGCAACCTTAA